A stretch of Lysinibacillus agricola DNA encodes these proteins:
- the eutL gene encoding ethanolamine utilization microcompartment protein EutL, with the protein MNPQKIMAEILAMQIIPRVNSELAEQLDLKPYHNSIGLVTLTIDDVGYVALDEATKKADVDVVYAKSFYAGAAHASGPLSGEVIGIIAGSSPDEIRSGLDAIQQKIQFDTYFEAILQNESHALFAHTVASCGTYLAELANVKAGTALAYLIAPPLEAVVGLDAALKAAEVELKVFFGPPSETNYGGGLLSGSQSSCQAATDAFREAIENLARNPVI; encoded by the coding sequence ATGAATCCTCAAAAAATTATGGCAGAAATTTTGGCAATGCAAATCATTCCAAGAGTGAATAGTGAATTAGCAGAGCAATTAGATTTAAAGCCATATCACAATAGCATTGGACTCGTAACTCTGACAATAGATGATGTTGGATATGTAGCGTTGGACGAAGCAACGAAAAAAGCTGATGTTGATGTTGTTTATGCAAAAAGCTTTTATGCTGGAGCGGCACATGCATCTGGACCGTTATCCGGTGAGGTCATTGGCATCATTGCTGGTAGCTCGCCTGATGAAATACGCAGTGGTTTAGATGCGATTCAGCAGAAAATCCAGTTTGATACGTATTTTGAAGCTATTCTTCAAAATGAAAGCCACGCTCTTTTTGCACATACAGTAGCAAGCTGTGGTACGTATTTGGCAGAGTTGGCGAATGTTAAGGCTGGGACTGCCCTCGCATATTTAATAGCACCGCCACTTGAGGCTGTTGTTGGTTTAGATGCAGCATTGAAGGCGGCAGAAGTGGAGCTAAAGGTTTTCTTTGGGCCACCATCTGAAACCAATTATGGTGGCGGCTTATTAAGCGGTAGCCAATCTTCCTGCCAAGCGGCAACGGATGCTTTTAGAGAAGCTATTGAGAATTTAGCGAGAAATCCAGTTATTTAG
- the mdh gene encoding malate dehydrogenase, whose product MTFRKSKIAVIGAGHTGSTLSLFLAQKELGDVVLLDIPEVENPTKGKALDLLQTGPIEKFNVSIKGTSNYEDIAGASIVIITAGIPRKPGMSRDDLVTTNAKIIQQVSKQIKHYAPNSIVLILSNPVDAMTYVCYKETGFPKNRIIGQSGVLDTARFNTFVAQELQIAPEDVSGFVLGGHGDEMVPLIRYSYAGGIPLEKLIPQDRLQQIVERTRKGGGEIVGLLGNGSAYYAPAAACAQMVEIIMKDQRKIIPSIALLEGEYGYHELFLGVPTILGGNGIESVIELHLTNEEQTALHQSAEAVKQVLTICQNIG is encoded by the coding sequence ATGACATTTCGAAAAAGTAAAATCGCTGTTATCGGAGCGGGTCATACAGGCTCGACATTAAGTTTATTTTTAGCCCAAAAAGAGCTAGGAGATGTTGTCCTGTTAGATATTCCAGAAGTGGAAAATCCGACAAAGGGAAAGGCGTTGGATTTATTACAAACAGGACCAATCGAAAAGTTTAATGTTTCTATTAAAGGAACGAGCAATTATGAGGATATAGCTGGAGCAAGTATTGTCATTATTACAGCTGGTATTCCTCGTAAACCTGGTATGAGTCGTGATGACTTAGTGACGACGAATGCAAAAATCATTCAACAAGTTTCTAAACAAATCAAACACTATGCACCTAACAGCATAGTCCTTATATTAAGCAATCCAGTCGATGCCATGACCTATGTTTGCTATAAGGAAACAGGCTTTCCAAAAAATCGTATCATCGGTCAATCAGGTGTATTAGATACAGCGCGTTTTAATACATTTGTAGCACAAGAACTGCAAATTGCACCAGAGGATGTATCAGGATTTGTTTTAGGTGGACATGGAGACGAAATGGTTCCTCTAATTCGATATTCCTATGCTGGAGGGATCCCATTAGAAAAACTGATTCCTCAAGACAGACTACAGCAAATCGTAGAACGTACACGTAAAGGTGGCGGAGAAATTGTTGGTTTGTTAGGTAATGGTAGTGCTTATTATGCGCCAGCTGCTGCATGTGCACAGATGGTCGAAATCATTATGAAAGATCAGCGTAAAATAATTCCTTCTATCGCCCTTTTAGAAGGAGAGTACGGTTACCACGAATTATTTTTAGGGGTGCCGACAATATTAGGTGGCAATGGCATTGAATCGGTCATAGAATTGCACCTTACAAATGAAGAACAAACGGCGCTCCATCAATCGGCAGAAGCCGTCAAACAAGTATTAACAATTTGTCAAAACATAGGGTAA
- a CDS encoding MFS transporter, translating to MPSIIYLLALAIFCMTTSEFMVAGMMNELALAFQVPISSIGYLITAYAGAMVVGGPILTATLLRMRSKQALLLLMFVFLIGQSLGAIAWSYDSMMVSRIITGIASSSAFGVAISFTATLVPPNSRGKAASTVLAGLMIATVIGLPITTIISQNFGWRISFGFVSILVLVSGIMIQLLLPSSPNKELLKWKDELMHFKNIHLWAAYITSMFIIGGTFAAFSYFTPIFTNITGFSSESIPYLLALYGSATVIGNIVIGKFADKYTMETLLSGLMILIVALSLFALGAENKYIAVITTIFIGLTGVSMNPAMVARVMKTATNSTMINTIHSSFITLGIVIGSSLGGLGISNGFGYISPLWIGVCLATLGLLSLFPYLHKRKDK from the coding sequence ATGCCATCGATCATTTATTTACTAGCTTTAGCAATTTTTTGTATGACTACATCGGAATTTATGGTTGCAGGTATGATGAACGAACTTGCTCTCGCATTTCAGGTTCCTATATCTTCAATCGGTTATTTAATTACAGCTTATGCAGGAGCAATGGTAGTAGGAGGACCTATTTTAACTGCAACTCTTTTACGAATGCGCAGTAAACAAGCTTTATTACTTTTAATGTTTGTATTTTTAATTGGCCAGTCGCTCGGAGCTATTGCTTGGAGCTATGATAGTATGATGGTTTCACGAATTATTACTGGTATTGCTTCATCTTCAGCATTTGGTGTAGCCATTTCCTTTACTGCAACATTGGTTCCGCCTAATTCGAGAGGTAAAGCTGCATCTACTGTACTTGCAGGTTTAATGATCGCAACAGTCATAGGCTTACCTATAACAACGATTATCTCGCAAAATTTTGGTTGGCGTATTAGTTTTGGGTTTGTTTCTATTCTCGTACTAGTGTCCGGGATTATGATTCAGTTGTTACTCCCCTCATCACCAAACAAAGAACTATTAAAATGGAAAGACGAGCTCATGCACTTTAAGAATATTCATCTTTGGGCAGCGTACATAACAAGTATGTTTATTATAGGTGGTACGTTTGCAGCGTTTAGTTACTTCACCCCTATCTTTACAAATATCACGGGCTTTTCAAGCGAAAGTATTCCATACTTACTTGCTCTCTATGGAAGTGCAACAGTAATCGGGAATATAGTGATTGGCAAGTTTGCTGATAAATATACAATGGAAACACTTTTGAGTGGATTGATGATTTTAATCGTAGCATTGTCTTTATTTGCTTTAGGAGCTGAAAATAAATACATTGCCGTTATTACTACTATTTTTATTGGCTTGACTGGTGTTTCAATGAATCCAGCCATGGTAGCGAGAGTGATGAAAACAGCTACTAATAGCACGATGATTAACACCATTCATAGTTCTTTTATTACGCTTGGTATTGTTATTGGTTCATCACTAGGCGGCCTAGGTATTAGTAATGGATTTGGCTATATATCACCACTGTGGATTGGCGTTTGTTTAGCTACCCTAGGGTTACTATCATTATTTCCTTATTTACATAAAAGAAAGGATAAATAA
- a CDS encoding EutN/CcmL family microcompartment protein, giving the protein MQMGRVIGSVWATRKEEGLNGLKLLIIQPIDSNQQPIRTEIVAADRIGAGIGDDVLITSGGSSRYIMKENPLPIDAVVIGIIDSTEVMRGEENE; this is encoded by the coding sequence ATGCAGATGGGAAGAGTGATAGGTAGTGTATGGGCAACACGTAAAGAAGAAGGGTTGAATGGCTTAAAATTATTAATTATTCAACCAATCGATTCCAATCAACAGCCGATTCGTACAGAAATTGTTGCAGCTGACCGTATCGGGGCAGGAATTGGAGATGATGTGCTCATTACAAGTGGTGGATCATCCCGATATATTATGAAAGAAAATCCGTTGCCTATCGATGCGGTCGTTATAGGTATTATCGATTCTACAGAAGTGATGCGAGGTGAAGAGAATGAGTAG
- a CDS encoding MerR family transcriptional regulator has translation MLSIGEFSKICGVSTKTLRYYDEIGLINPDEINAESGYRYYSIEQLKRMLYINRLKSYHFSLEEIKTMLDLEEDQSEEMLCSTLNQKRNEMQEKLKAFEYLVKQLSHDISNLEKGVPIMSYLEDIEVQLVETKPMNILYKRLILSSDDYASGYGHYFSELYERIAKEKLTLLGQPMTIYHSPEFNPAGNDTEFAIQIAESVKGTRDLPGSLCAKSVLKGAYPELTSVYANLMKWIENEGYELILPPYEIYVTDPNQVNAPEEFVTEVYFPVKKK, from the coding sequence GTGCTATCAATAGGAGAATTCTCAAAAATATGTGGTGTCTCTACAAAAACACTTCGATATTACGATGAAATCGGATTAATTAATCCCGATGAGATTAATGCTGAAAGCGGTTATCGGTATTATTCCATCGAACAACTAAAAAGGATGCTCTATATCAACCGTTTAAAATCCTATCATTTTTCTCTTGAAGAAATTAAAACGATGTTGGATTTAGAAGAGGATCAATCCGAAGAAATGCTTTGTTCAACGCTTAACCAAAAGAGAAATGAAATGCAAGAGAAACTAAAGGCTTTTGAATATCTTGTAAAACAACTGAGTCATGATATTTCAAACTTAGAAAAAGGAGTACCAATCATGTCGTACCTTGAGGATATTGAAGTACAGCTTGTTGAAACAAAGCCAATGAATATCCTTTATAAGCGATTGATATTGAGCAGTGATGATTATGCATCGGGATATGGTCATTATTTTAGCGAGTTATATGAAAGAATTGCGAAGGAAAAGCTCACTTTACTTGGTCAGCCAATGACGATTTACCATAGCCCTGAATTTAATCCAGCTGGCAATGATACCGAGTTTGCTATTCAGATAGCTGAGTCTGTCAAAGGAACGAGAGATTTGCCTGGTAGCCTCTGTGCTAAATCTGTTTTAAAGGGAGCTTATCCGGAATTGACCTCTGTTTACGCTAATTTGATGAAGTGGATTGAAAATGAGGGTTACGAGCTGATATTGCCGCCATATGAAATATATGTAACAGATCCAAATCAAGTAAACGCCCCTGAGGAGTTTGTTACTGAGGTGTATTTTCCTGTAAAGAAAAAATGA
- a CDS encoding phosphate propanoyltransferase, with amino-acid sequence MKTATKTFPVAISARHIHVSEEDLQALFGPNAKLTKDFDLSQPGQFAAKERVSIEGPKGVLHNVRVLGPVRAATQVEISRTDAMKLGLTPPLRQSGDIESSASIKLINQEKEIIIKQGVIVAQAHIHMTEEDALALDVQNNELVSVEVDSERPVTFRGVVVRVSNDFSLEMHIDTDEANAGFIEQQAQGRIIRSLT; translated from the coding sequence GTGAAAACAGCGACAAAAACATTTCCTGTGGCCATTTCAGCTCGTCATATACATGTCAGTGAAGAGGATTTACAGGCACTTTTTGGTCCAAATGCAAAGCTAACGAAGGATTTTGATCTTTCGCAGCCAGGACAATTTGCAGCCAAAGAGCGTGTCTCCATTGAGGGGCCAAAAGGTGTCCTTCACAATGTACGTGTATTAGGTCCTGTAAGAGCGGCAACACAGGTGGAAATTAGTCGAACAGATGCAATGAAATTAGGATTAACCCCTCCTTTAAGGCAATCGGGTGATATCGAAAGTTCGGCTAGCATCAAATTAATTAATCAAGAAAAAGAAATAATTATCAAGCAGGGAGTCATTGTTGCACAGGCACATATTCATATGACGGAAGAAGATGCGCTAGCATTGGACGTACAAAATAATGAATTAGTATCTGTTGAAGTGGATAGTGAGCGACCTGTGACGTTTCGTGGAGTTGTAGTTCGTGTGTCGAACGATTTTAGTTTAGAGATGCATATTGATACAGATGAAGCGAATGCGGGCTTTATTGAACAACAAGCCCAAGGAAGAATTATCAGATCATTGACGTAA
- a CDS encoding BMC domain-containing protein, which produces MSSAIGMIETKGLVGSYEAADAMIKSSDVTIVKQEFVDGGIVTIVVKGDVGSVQAAVEAGKAAAMRVGELLGAHVIPRPDEDVFQMIKGPEAPKKKPASASTSTRAKKTTETAATENRGEA; this is translated from the coding sequence ATGAGTAGCGCTATTGGAATGATTGAGACAAAAGGATTAGTAGGCTCTTACGAAGCTGCTGATGCGATGATAAAGTCATCAGATGTAACTATCGTCAAGCAAGAGTTCGTTGATGGTGGAATTGTGACAATCGTCGTGAAAGGTGATGTTGGTTCTGTCCAAGCAGCAGTAGAAGCTGGAAAAGCCGCTGCAATGCGCGTTGGAGAACTATTAGGTGCTCACGTAATTCCTAGACCAGATGAAGATGTTTTTCAAATGATTAAAGGGCCAGAAGCACCAAAGAAAAAGCCAGCATCAGCTTCAACATCAACGCGTGCTAAAAAAACGACAGAAACAGCAGCTACTGAAAATCGAGGTGAGGCTTAA
- a CDS encoding TetR/AcrR family transcriptional regulator translates to MNKRGRPREFEYSSIVDVAMKTFWKRGYEGCSTQDLCNDTGIGKGSLYNTFGSKHELYKQVLERYHEFGIKEQKELLNAPIALKERLSNFFEWALKEDFEKIDQKGCLLINASVESAKNDVMVQEIFSRHVELLKQAIEKVMEEGLQTGEISKKQTAEELASLFLSSYYGFRVLNVSMQNRMLSEQIMNGTLESIFGA, encoded by the coding sequence TTGAATAAACGAGGCAGACCCCGAGAGTTTGAGTATTCCTCAATTGTAGATGTCGCCATGAAAACCTTTTGGAAAAGAGGATATGAGGGGTGTTCTACACAGGATTTATGCAATGATACTGGAATTGGGAAAGGCAGCTTATACAATACTTTTGGTAGTAAACATGAACTGTATAAACAAGTATTAGAACGCTACCATGAGTTTGGAATTAAGGAACAGAAGGAATTATTAAATGCTCCAATCGCATTGAAAGAGCGGTTAAGTAATTTTTTCGAATGGGCATTAAAGGAAGATTTTGAGAAGATTGATCAAAAGGGTTGTTTGTTAATAAATGCCAGTGTGGAGAGCGCAAAGAATGACGTAATGGTTCAAGAAATTTTCTCACGGCATGTTGAACTTCTTAAACAAGCTATTGAAAAAGTAATGGAGGAAGGATTGCAAACTGGCGAAATTTCAAAAAAGCAAACAGCCGAGGAATTAGCTAGTCTATTTTTAAGCAGTTATTACGGGTTTCGTGTTCTTAATGTTTCGATGCAAAATCGGATGTTGTCTGAACAGATTATGAACGGAACATTAGAATCTATTTTCGGCGCTTAG
- a CDS encoding aldehyde dehydrogenase family protein — translation MATLDKDLLAIQEMRDAVKRANIAQAAYMQYSQQQVDSIVKAVADAAFKEAERLGNMAVQETGMGIPNHKKMKNEVASRDVYEDIKDLKTVGVVGFDRMKKVTEIASPFGVIAGIVPTTNPTSTAIFKTLISLKTRNALVLSPHPYAAECTKEALEVCRVAAEKAGAPEGLLHCLTMSSMEATQQLMKHPDIHLILATGGGALVKAAYSSGKPAYGVGPGNVPAYIEKSANIPKAVRQLVQSKSFDNGTICATEQSIIVDKAIAEQVLTELKKNNAYILSDEEKVKMEKLISPVPGKVNPQIVGKSAACLADSVNITVPEETKVLVGLETMIGKNIPFSLEKLSPIFALYTVEDSTEAKQVMIDLLNIGGRGHTCSIHTENAALAEQFSVELPVSRIVVNTLSSIGAVGGTTGLAPSFTLGCGTFGGNITSDNITARHLLNIKRMAYGIKDVDVPKPEFLVQPVVENIKAQDPSLDTAVVQQIVDQVLKQITLQNK, via the coding sequence ATGGCCACGTTAGATAAAGATTTATTAGCCATTCAAGAAATGAGAGACGCCGTGAAACGTGCCAATATTGCACAGGCTGCTTACATGCAGTATTCACAGCAGCAAGTAGATAGTATTGTCAAGGCTGTTGCCGATGCGGCATTCAAAGAGGCAGAACGATTGGGAAATATGGCTGTTCAGGAAACAGGGATGGGCATACCTAATCATAAAAAAATGAAAAATGAGGTTGCCTCTAGAGATGTCTATGAAGATATTAAAGATTTAAAGACTGTTGGTGTCGTAGGTTTCGATCGAATGAAGAAAGTTACAGAGATCGCTAGTCCGTTCGGAGTGATCGCGGGCATTGTTCCAACGACAAACCCAACATCAACAGCTATCTTTAAAACACTTATTTCATTGAAAACTAGAAATGCTCTCGTACTAAGCCCACACCCATATGCGGCTGAGTGTACAAAGGAAGCCTTAGAGGTTTGTAGAGTAGCTGCAGAAAAAGCAGGAGCACCAGAAGGATTGCTACATTGTTTAACAATGTCCTCTATGGAGGCTACGCAACAATTAATGAAGCATCCAGATATTCACTTAATTTTAGCGACTGGTGGCGGTGCACTAGTAAAAGCAGCCTATAGTTCAGGCAAACCTGCTTACGGTGTAGGCCCAGGAAATGTCCCGGCTTACATTGAAAAATCAGCAAATATTCCTAAAGCGGTTCGTCAGCTTGTACAAAGTAAGTCTTTTGATAACGGCACAATATGTGCAACAGAGCAATCAATTATTGTAGACAAAGCCATTGCAGAGCAAGTTTTAACAGAGTTAAAGAAAAACAATGCGTATATTTTGAGTGATGAAGAGAAGGTGAAGATGGAGAAGTTGATCTCTCCTGTTCCTGGGAAAGTAAATCCTCAAATTGTAGGTAAATCAGCAGCATGCTTAGCAGATTCTGTCAATATTACTGTACCAGAAGAGACAAAAGTACTTGTTGGTCTGGAAACAATGATCGGCAAAAATATTCCATTTTCACTGGAAAAACTGTCACCGATTTTTGCGTTATACACAGTAGAGGATAGCACAGAGGCAAAACAAGTGATGATTGATCTACTGAATATTGGTGGGCGTGGACATACATGTTCGATTCATACAGAAAATGCAGCATTAGCGGAGCAGTTTTCAGTTGAATTACCAGTGTCCAGAATTGTAGTTAATACATTATCATCTATTGGCGCTGTTGGTGGAACTACTGGATTGGCACCATCCTTTACATTAGGGTGTGGTACGTTTGGTGGCAATATTACGTCCGATAACATTACAGCGAGACATTTATTGAATATTAAACGTATGGCTTATGGCATTAAAGATGTAGATGTGCCGAAACCAGAATTCTTAGTACAACCAGTAGTAGAGAATATTAAGGCACAAGATCCATCTTTGGATACAGCAGTAGTTCAACAAATTGTTGATCAAGTATTAAAACAAATCACATTACAAAATAAATAA
- the eutC gene encoding ethanolamine ammonia-lyase subunit EutC, whose translation MNEQLVSMITQLVMEKMNNNTSVNSPHESAIQKEEQKETLIKFYDTIAHRADEVASPSPTVQSNEPLIKLFHNEARNHEQSYSSVNYDEPSYASAAATVFKFEEDELSESVQAAKKHTPARIGIGRAGTRPKTKTWLKFRLDHAAAVDAVYGEVTEELLQKLDVFQVTTRVTDKEEYITRPDLGRRLSDESKTVIQSKCQKNPKVQIIISNGLSASAIEENVQDVYLALQQSLRNLNIEIGTTFYIDKGRVALMDEIGELLQAEVIVYLIGERPGLVSAESMSAYICYQPRMGTVEADRMVVSNIHKGGIPPLEAGAYLGTVVQKILHYKASGVGLVAKES comes from the coding sequence TTGAATGAACAACTAGTATCGATGATTACACAGCTCGTTATGGAAAAGATGAACAATAATACATCAGTCAATTCTCCACATGAATCAGCTATACAGAAAGAAGAACAAAAGGAAACACTTATTAAGTTCTATGATACGATAGCTCATCGTGCTGATGAAGTAGCAAGTCCAAGCCCAACTGTACAATCAAATGAACCATTAATTAAGCTTTTTCATAATGAAGCACGTAATCATGAACAATCGTATTCCAGTGTAAATTATGATGAACCATCTTACGCTTCGGCAGCTGCCACAGTCTTTAAATTTGAAGAGGATGAACTGTCTGAAAGTGTACAAGCAGCCAAAAAGCATACACCAGCAAGGATAGGTATTGGAAGAGCTGGGACAAGACCAAAAACAAAAACTTGGCTGAAATTCCGACTCGATCATGCGGCGGCAGTAGATGCAGTATATGGAGAAGTGACAGAGGAGCTACTACAAAAGCTTGATGTCTTTCAAGTAACAACAAGAGTGACAGATAAAGAAGAGTACATTACAAGACCGGACTTAGGTCGTCGTTTATCCGATGAATCAAAGACAGTAATTCAATCGAAATGCCAAAAAAATCCTAAAGTACAAATTATTATTTCTAATGGATTAAGTGCTAGTGCGATTGAAGAAAATGTGCAAGATGTATATTTAGCGTTACAGCAAAGTCTTCGTAATTTAAATATTGAAATAGGAACTACTTTCTATATTGATAAAGGGCGTGTTGCTCTAATGGATGAAATTGGCGAGCTTTTACAAGCAGAAGTGATCGTTTATTTAATCGGTGAGCGTCCTGGACTTGTATCAGCGGAGTCAATGAGTGCCTATATATGCTATCAACCTAGAATGGGCACAGTAGAAGCTGATCGAATGGTCGTTTCGAACATTCATAAAGGTGGTATTCCGCCATTAGAGGCAGGTGCTTATTTAGGAACAGTCGTTCAAAAAATATTGCATTACAAGGCAAGTGGAGTAGGTCTTGTGGCAAAAGAAAGTTAG
- a CDS encoding ethanolamine ammonia-lyase subunit EutB: MNVNLSVIFGGEKYNFNSLKDVMAKANEEKSGDQLAGIAAETVQQRIAAKAVLSELLVKDIRENPLVPSENDEVSRIIEGDINEQIYGEIKNWSIEQLREYILSNETGDRELKRLSKGMNSEIIAAVTKLMSNLDLVHAANKVEILSTCNITIGQKGTLSSRLQPNHPTDNIDGIIASLKEGLSYGIGDAVIGINPVDDSVESVKKVLQATKEFINDWSIPTQNCVLAHITTQMKAIKQGAPADMIFQSIAGTEIANRSFGISADLIREAEELVKKQGTGTGPNLFYFETGQGSELSAEAHMGIDQVTLESRNYGFARHFNPYIVNTVVGFIGPEYLYNNKQVIRAGLEDHFMGKMHGIPMGVDICYTNHIKADQNDVEDLSVLLTAAGVNFIIAAPMGDDIMLNYQSMSFHDVATLLQTFGKKPAPEYLVWLEKMGIYENGRLSARAGDLSIFER; encoded by the coding sequence ATGAATGTGAATCTATCGGTGATATTTGGTGGAGAAAAATATAATTTTAATTCATTAAAAGATGTAATGGCCAAGGCCAATGAAGAAAAATCAGGCGATCAGCTAGCTGGAATTGCGGCTGAAACTGTACAGCAACGAATTGCGGCAAAAGCCGTTCTAAGTGAGCTGTTAGTGAAGGATATAAGAGAAAATCCATTAGTTCCTTCTGAAAATGACGAAGTGTCACGCATTATTGAAGGTGATATCAATGAGCAAATATATGGAGAAATTAAAAACTGGAGTATCGAGCAACTAAGAGAATACATTTTATCTAATGAAACAGGCGATCGGGAATTAAAACGATTAAGCAAGGGCATGAATTCAGAAATTATTGCGGCAGTAACAAAGCTGATGTCCAACTTAGATCTTGTACATGCTGCCAATAAAGTAGAAATATTGTCAACTTGCAATATTACGATCGGACAAAAGGGTACACTTTCCTCGAGATTGCAGCCAAATCATCCAACAGACAATATTGACGGTATTATTGCCTCATTAAAAGAAGGATTGTCCTATGGTATTGGCGATGCGGTCATTGGGATTAACCCAGTAGATGACTCTGTTGAAAGTGTGAAAAAAGTATTGCAAGCGACAAAGGAGTTTATCAATGATTGGTCGATTCCTACACAAAACTGTGTATTAGCACATATTACAACACAAATGAAGGCCATTAAACAAGGTGCACCTGCAGATATGATTTTCCAAAGTATTGCTGGGACAGAAATTGCTAATCGCTCGTTCGGTATTTCTGCCGACCTAATTAGAGAAGCAGAAGAGCTTGTGAAAAAGCAAGGAACTGGAACTGGCCCGAATTTATTCTACTTTGAAACTGGACAAGGTTCGGAGCTATCTGCTGAGGCACATATGGGCATTGACCAAGTAACACTCGAATCACGTAATTACGGATTTGCGAGACATTTTAATCCGTATATTGTAAACACCGTCGTTGGCTTTATTGGACCTGAGTATTTATACAATAACAAGCAGGTTATACGTGCGGGCCTAGAAGATCACTTTATGGGCAAAATGCATGGTATCCCAATGGGCGTTGATATTTGTTACACAAACCATATTAAGGCAGACCAAAATGATGTTGAAGATTTAAGTGTTTTACTAACAGCAGCTGGTGTCAACTTTATTATCGCTGCACCTATGGGCGACGATATCATGCTGAACTATCAGTCAATGAGCTTCCATGATGTCGCAACATTACTTCAAACGTTTGGTAAAAAACCAGCTCCTGAATATCTAGTGTGGTTAGAAAAAATGGGCATTTATGAAAATGGTCGTCTATCTGCAAGAGCTGGCGATTTATCTATATTTGAAAGGTAG
- a CDS encoding phosphate propanoyltransferase, translating to MQENLIQKVVEEVLQQVLKNQPSSQHDGKIPVGVSARHVHLAQAEVEQLFGENYQLTPKFELSQPGQFAAEETVVIAGPKGSVERVRILGPARSLSQVEISWTDAMKLGVKPPLRISGDIKGSSPVTLIGPKGSVVLNEGLIIAQAHIHMSPADSARFQVVDGQSVQIKIEGLRSIILSNVTIRVSERYRLEMHIDTDEANAGLIQQGAFAEIVNAQANEQMNVKELPPIVSQAERPLSYQFDKKLLSQVEVLEIEAREIVVPKKTIVTALAYDKIRELNKTLTIRSE from the coding sequence ATGCAGGAAAATTTAATCCAAAAAGTTGTTGAAGAAGTATTGCAGCAAGTTTTAAAAAATCAGCCTTCCTCTCAACATGACGGAAAAATCCCTGTTGGTGTATCAGCACGACATGTCCACCTTGCTCAAGCGGAAGTGGAGCAGCTTTTTGGTGAGAATTATCAATTAACACCGAAGTTTGAGCTTTCACAGCCAGGACAGTTCGCTGCTGAGGAAACAGTTGTTATTGCTGGTCCAAAGGGTTCCGTTGAGCGAGTACGCATTTTAGGTCCAGCTCGTTCATTATCCCAAGTAGAAATTAGTTGGACAGATGCGATGAAACTAGGAGTTAAGCCACCATTAAGAATATCAGGAGATATTAAAGGTTCAAGTCCTGTGACACTTATTGGTCCAAAGGGCAGTGTCGTGCTAAATGAAGGACTTATTATTGCGCAAGCTCATATTCATATGTCACCAGCTGACAGTGCTCGGTTCCAAGTAGTGGACGGACAATCGGTACAAATTAAAATAGAAGGTTTAAGATCGATTATTTTATCAAATGTAACGATTCGCGTTTCAGAGCGTTATCGCTTGGAGATGCATATCGATACAGATGAGGCAAATGCAGGTTTAATCCAACAAGGCGCATTTGCAGAGATTGTCAATGCTCAGGCTAATGAACAAATGAATGTCAAAGAACTTCCGCCAATCGTAAGTCAAGCTGAAAGACCATTAAGCTATCAATTTGATAAGAAGCTACTTTCGCAAGTAGAAGTACTTGAAATAGAAGCACGAGAAATTGTTGTTCCCAAAAAAACAATTGTGACAGCATTGGCTTATGACAAAATACGAGAGTTGAATAAGACGTTAACAATTCGCTCTGAGTAA
- a CDS encoding BMC domain-containing protein, protein MSTALGMVETKGLVGAIEAADAMVKAASVNLVGKVHVGGGIVTVLVRGDVGAVKAATDAGAAAAQRVGELLSVHVIPRPHHELELILPKAEA, encoded by the coding sequence ATGAGTACAGCATTAGGAATGGTAGAAACAAAAGGACTAGTAGGAGCAATTGAAGCAGCGGATGCAATGGTGAAGGCTGCTAGCGTTAATTTAGTAGGAAAAGTACATGTTGGTGGCGGTATTGTCACTGTATTAGTTCGTGGTGATGTAGGTGCAGTAAAAGCAGCTACTGATGCAGGAGCTGCAGCGGCACAACGTGTTGGAGAGCTTCTATCTGTACATGTAATCCCACGCCCACACCATGAGTTGGAATTAATTTTACCAAAAGCAGAGGCTTAA